A stretch of Spirosoma oryzicola DNA encodes these proteins:
- a CDS encoding Gfo/Idh/MocA family protein has translation MVRIPLYIAFLLMSLLTNGQSPKKPIRIGIVGLVHSHVHGILNKAFRQKQTDVEIVGIAEPNRELAERFAKQYGYSMSLVYPTIAEMLDKTKPEAVTDFGRIVDHKKTVEACAPRGIHVMVEKPLATSFADAQQMGSLAKKHSVQLLTNYETTWYGSNHKAFALANSEKAIGDLRKIVVHDGHQGPKEINVNKEFLDWLTDPATNGAGALFDFGCYGANLSTWLLRNQRPLSVMAVTQQIKPDIYPKVDDEATIILTYPKTQTIIQASWNWPFSRKDMEVYGQTGYVFTVDGTRMRLRRKDDKAERSLEAAPTDAPAADPFAYFASLLRGETKPDELTSLENNLIVMEILDAARQSAKTGKAVSLKQKL, from the coding sequence ATGGTGCGAATTCCGCTGTACATCGCTTTCCTGCTTATGAGCCTCCTGACGAACGGTCAATCTCCGAAAAAACCGATTCGCATTGGGATCGTGGGCTTGGTACACTCGCATGTACACGGCATTCTCAACAAGGCGTTTCGGCAAAAACAGACCGACGTTGAAATTGTAGGCATTGCCGAACCAAACCGGGAACTGGCCGAGCGATTTGCCAAGCAGTATGGATACAGCATGAGCCTGGTTTATCCAACCATCGCCGAAATGCTGGACAAGACTAAGCCCGAAGCCGTTACGGATTTTGGCCGGATTGTCGATCATAAGAAAACGGTAGAGGCTTGTGCACCACGCGGCATTCACGTGATGGTTGAGAAACCACTGGCAACCAGTTTTGCCGACGCCCAACAGATGGGATCGCTGGCCAAAAAGCATAGCGTCCAACTGCTGACGAATTACGAAACGACCTGGTACGGTAGCAATCACAAGGCGTTCGCCTTGGCTAATTCGGAAAAAGCCATTGGCGATTTGCGCAAGATCGTCGTTCACGATGGGCATCAGGGGCCGAAGGAGATCAACGTCAACAAGGAATTTCTCGACTGGCTGACCGACCCGGCTACCAACGGAGCGGGTGCATTGTTTGATTTTGGTTGTTACGGTGCCAACCTATCGACCTGGCTGCTGCGGAATCAGCGCCCTCTGTCGGTGATGGCCGTAACGCAGCAGATCAAGCCGGACATTTATCCGAAGGTCGATGACGAGGCAACCATCATTCTGACCTATCCGAAAACGCAGACCATTATTCAGGCTTCCTGGAACTGGCCCTTTAGCCGCAAGGATATGGAAGTGTACGGCCAAACAGGCTACGTTTTTACCGTGGACGGCACCCGAATGCGGCTTCGTCGGAAGGACGACAAAGCCGAACGTTCGCTGGAAGCCGCGCCAACGGATGCCCCTGCTGCTGACCCATTTGCGTATTTCGCCAGCCTGCTTCGTGGGGAAACTAAACCCGACGAATTAACGTCATTAGAGAACAACCTGATTGTTATGGAAATCCTGGATGCGGCCCGCCAATCGGCTAAAACCGGCAAGGCTGTGTCCTTAAAGCAGAAATTATGA
- a CDS encoding sulfate adenylyltransferase subunit 1 — protein MDLLRFITAGSVDDGKSTLIGRLLYDSKSILADQLEAIERASKSRDDGEIDLALLTDGLRSEREQGITIDVAYRYFQTPNRKFIIVDAPGHIQYTRNMVTGASNCQLAIVLVDARHGVVEQTRRHSLIASLLGIPHIVVAINKMDLVDYSQDVFSDICIHYAELAQKLNVHQVSYIPMSALNGDNVVDKSTAMTWYEGPTLLEHLETVTINDAVDGETEDHHPARFPVQYVIRPQTAELHDYRGYAGKITSGTFRKGDSITVLPSGETSTIDAIEIAEKQLDEAATPMSVVLHLATDVDISRGDLIVRSDSQPISSQNVEAMLCWMDTKEFKAGNKYVLQVGTARTRCSVREIAYQLNVNTYEETEGVESLKLNDLAKVVLRTAQPVSFDPYAQNRATGGAILIDETSNVTVGALMLTGESL, from the coding sequence ATGGATCTCCTCCGATTTATAACCGCCGGTTCAGTTGACGACGGCAAAAGTACCCTTATTGGACGGCTTCTCTACGACTCCAAGTCCATTTTAGCCGACCAGCTTGAAGCAATCGAACGAGCAAGCAAAAGCCGCGATGACGGTGAAATTGACCTCGCCCTGCTGACAGACGGTCTGCGTTCCGAGCGGGAACAAGGTATTACGATTGACGTTGCCTACCGTTATTTCCAGACGCCGAATCGTAAGTTTATTATTGTCGATGCGCCGGGCCATATTCAATACACCCGCAACATGGTAACGGGTGCGTCGAATTGCCAGTTGGCTATTGTCCTGGTCGATGCGCGTCACGGCGTCGTTGAACAAACGCGTCGGCACTCTCTGATTGCTTCGCTGTTGGGTATTCCGCACATCGTCGTGGCGATCAACAAAATGGATCTGGTCGATTATTCGCAGGATGTGTTTTCTGACATTTGCATTCACTACGCCGAGCTAGCTCAGAAACTAAACGTTCATCAGGTATCGTACATTCCAATGAGCGCGCTCAACGGCGATAACGTCGTTGACAAATCAACGGCGATGACCTGGTACGAAGGACCGACTCTCCTAGAGCACCTGGAAACGGTAACGATCAACGACGCTGTTGATGGCGAAACCGAAGACCATCATCCTGCACGTTTTCCCGTTCAGTACGTCATTCGCCCACAGACCGCCGAACTGCACGATTACCGGGGGTATGCTGGTAAAATCACCAGTGGTACGTTCCGAAAAGGGGATTCCATTACGGTACTGCCCTCCGGCGAAACATCGACCATTGACGCCATTGAGATAGCGGAGAAACAACTCGATGAAGCGGCTACACCCATGTCGGTTGTTTTGCATCTGGCTACGGATGTCGACATCAGCCGGGGTGACCTCATTGTCCGTTCCGATAGCCAGCCGATCAGCAGCCAGAATGTGGAAGCGATGCTATGCTGGATGGATACCAAAGAATTTAAAGCGGGTAATAAGTACGTCCTGCAAGTCGGCACGGCCCGCACCCGCTGCTCGGTTCGTGAAATTGCATATCAACTGAACGTCAATACCTACGAGGAAACGGAAGGCGTAGAAAGCCTGAAGCTCAACGATCTGGCTAAAGTCGTTCTTCGTACGGCTCAACCGGTCAGCTTCGATCCGTATGCCCAGAATCGCGCAACGGGTGGCGCGATTCTGATCGACGAAACGTCAAACGTAACTGTGGGAGCCTTAATGCTGACTGGCGAATCGTTATAA
- a CDS encoding glycerophosphodiester phosphodiesterase family protein has protein sequence MITKPALFLGLAFGLITCSPKTYTKISTGGGPDFFSYKAQHGPAKISAHRGGGDLKGYPENCIESFAYLAKQMPVIIECDIDLTKDSVLVMMHDATLDRTTTGTGKLIDKTYAELAPFRLEDNMGNVTPYKIPTLEQVLNWGKGKVAFTLDVKRNVSFEKVVNMVRKTGMGDYAAIITYNAQDAAKINKLDPNLMISVTIRNRAEYDRLHDLGIPDNRMVAFVGVKEPDAELYQFLHQKGIACILGTLGNLDKQAAAKGDQVYKQFAKNGADIMSTDRPLEVWNAVKQR, from the coding sequence ATGATTACAAAACCTGCTTTATTCCTCGGGTTAGCCTTCGGTCTGATCACCTGCTCACCCAAAACTTACACAAAAATTTCCACGGGTGGCGGTCCTGACTTTTTTAGTTACAAGGCCCAACATGGTCCCGCCAAGATTTCGGCGCACCGGGGCGGTGGCGACTTGAAAGGGTACCCCGAAAACTGCATCGAATCCTTTGCTTATCTGGCGAAACAAATGCCGGTCATCATCGAATGTGACATCGACCTGACAAAAGATAGTGTGCTGGTTATGATGCACGACGCCACCCTGGACCGAACAACGACTGGTACGGGAAAACTGATCGACAAAACCTATGCGGAACTGGCTCCTTTCCGGCTGGAAGACAACATGGGCAATGTGACACCGTATAAAATTCCGACGCTGGAACAGGTACTCAACTGGGGCAAAGGCAAAGTAGCGTTTACGCTCGATGTCAAGCGAAACGTGTCATTCGAGAAAGTCGTGAATATGGTTCGCAAAACCGGGATGGGTGACTACGCGGCCATCATTACGTACAATGCGCAGGATGCGGCTAAAATCAACAAACTCGATCCAAATCTAATGATTTCGGTCACGATTCGGAACCGGGCTGAGTACGACCGTCTCCACGATCTTGGCATTCCCGATAACCGGATGGTGGCGTTCGTCGGCGTCAAAGAACCCGACGCTGAACTATACCAGTTTTTGCATCAGAAAGGCATTGCCTGTATTTTGGGTACATTGGGCAACCTCGACAAACAGGCCGCAGCCAAAGGTGACCAGGTGTATAAACAATTCGCCAAAAACGGTGCCGACATCATGTCAACCGACCGTCCGCTGGAGGTCTGGAACGCGGTGAAACAGCGATAA
- a CDS encoding sulfite exporter TauE/SafE family protein encodes MNNQDEAGLVPAGDAVATTSLPFDLNGLRVSIQGDINRREAQADALRLAFPDAEVVTAESIRNPLLRRRNRTEIAIYVFAALALMIVGHLVFDYLTLDRLTVIAQAIDITPDIFYFIAAGFVAQMIDGALGMAYGVTATTFLTSVGISPVFATASVHSSEIFTSGVSGYMHLKFGNVNNRLFKIVLIPGIIGAALGAFLITKLSDMEIIADYLSPAISVYTAILGVLILKKALAKQTKKKPVRKIGLLAWFGGFVDAIGGGGWGPIVNSTLIAAGRHPRYTIGSVNLAEFFVSFASSVVFALYAGLDNYGMVILGLILGGMIAAPIAAHLSRKLPVKTMMVLVGIVIILVSLRKIIKFF; translated from the coding sequence ATGAATAACCAAGACGAAGCCGGACTAGTGCCAGCCGGTGATGCAGTCGCGACTACCTCACTGCCATTTGACCTTAACGGCTTACGAGTCAGCATCCAAGGCGATATAAATCGTCGGGAAGCGCAGGCCGACGCACTTCGACTGGCTTTCCCCGACGCTGAGGTTGTAACGGCTGAGTCGATTCGTAACCCGCTACTCAGACGACGGAATCGCACCGAAATTGCAATTTACGTTTTCGCGGCCCTCGCCCTGATGATTGTGGGTCATCTAGTGTTCGATTACCTGACCCTCGATCGGTTAACGGTCATTGCACAGGCGATTGACATTACCCCCGACATTTTTTACTTCATAGCCGCTGGCTTCGTCGCTCAGATGATCGACGGTGCCCTGGGGATGGCTTATGGTGTTACCGCCACTACCTTTCTGACCAGCGTTGGTATCAGTCCGGTTTTTGCTACGGCCAGTGTACACAGCTCCGAAATCTTCACCTCCGGTGTATCGGGCTACATGCACCTCAAATTTGGCAACGTCAACAACCGGCTCTTCAAAATTGTCCTGATTCCGGGCATTATTGGCGCAGCGCTGGGTGCTTTCCTAATCACCAAACTGTCGGATATGGAAATAATCGCCGACTATCTGTCTCCGGCCATTTCGGTCTACACGGCGATTCTTGGCGTTTTGATCCTAAAAAAAGCACTGGCTAAGCAAACCAAGAAAAAGCCGGTTCGAAAGATCGGGTTACTGGCCTGGTTCGGTGGTTTTGTGGACGCCATCGGCGGTGGTGGCTGGGGTCCTATCGTTAACTCAACCTTGATTGCCGCCGGTCGCCACCCACGCTACACGATTGGTTCTGTCAACCTGGCTGAGTTTTTCGTTTCGTTCGCTTCTTCCGTCGTATTTGCCCTTTACGCAGGTCTGGATAATTACGGGATGGTTATTTTGGGGCTGATCCTGGGTGGCATGATTGCTGCGCCGATAGCCGCTCACCTGTCCCGCAAACTCCCCGTCAAAACCATGATGGTTCTCGTCGGAATTGTTATAATCCTCGTAAGTTTGCGGAAGATAATTAAGTTCTTTTAG
- a CDS encoding trans-sulfuration enzyme family protein — MKKQTKAIRTQTGKSQYREHSVPLYLTSSFAFESAEQGKALFEETEAGNIYSRFSNPNVTEFVDKVCMLENAEEGIATGTGMAAVFASMAAILKSGDHLVACRALFGSAHQIITQILSKWGITHTYVDATASEAEWEAAMQPNTRMVYLETPSNPGLELVDLEMLGRLKEKYGFILNVDNCFATPILQTPIDFGADLSVHSATKFMDGQGRVLGGIVVGRADLMAQIRFFARHTGPSLSPFNAWVLSKSLETLELRMDRHCSNALALAQALDAHADVERVLYPFLPSHPQYELAKRQMNAGGAIVTIELEGGFERVKAFFDALTIPTLSSNLGDSRTIVTNPNTTTHAKLKPDEKAALGITPGLIRISVGLEAIDDLIADFTQAVEKSAEVVKEKIA; from the coding sequence ATGAAAAAACAAACCAAAGCGATCCGTACCCAAACAGGTAAATCGCAGTATCGCGAGCATTCTGTCCCCCTATACCTAACGTCCAGTTTTGCCTTTGAAAGTGCCGAACAGGGAAAAGCCTTATTCGAGGAAACCGAAGCTGGCAACATTTATTCCCGCTTCTCGAATCCAAACGTAACGGAGTTTGTCGATAAGGTTTGTATGCTCGAAAATGCCGAAGAAGGCATTGCTACGGGCACCGGCATGGCCGCCGTATTTGCCAGCATGGCCGCTATTCTAAAATCCGGCGATCATTTGGTTGCTTGTCGGGCGTTATTCGGATCAGCGCATCAGATTATCACGCAGATTCTGAGCAAGTGGGGCATCACTCATACGTATGTCGATGCGACGGCTAGTGAAGCGGAGTGGGAAGCCGCAATGCAACCCAACACGCGCATGGTCTATCTGGAAACGCCATCAAATCCGGGTCTGGAATTAGTTGACCTGGAAATGCTGGGTCGGTTAAAAGAGAAGTACGGCTTTATTCTGAACGTCGACAACTGCTTTGCCACGCCAATCCTGCAAACGCCGATTGATTTTGGTGCTGATTTATCAGTGCATTCGGCGACGAAATTCATGGATGGTCAAGGCCGCGTACTGGGTGGAATCGTGGTTGGCCGGGCCGACCTGATGGCACAGATCCGATTCTTTGCCCGCCATACGGGACCATCGCTGTCGCCCTTCAACGCCTGGGTTTTATCCAAAAGTCTGGAAACGCTGGAGTTGCGGATGGACCGTCATTGCAGCAATGCCTTAGCACTGGCTCAGGCGCTCGACGCTCACGCGGACGTAGAACGGGTGTTATATCCGTTCCTGCCTTCGCATCCTCAGTATGAGCTGGCCAAACGGCAGATGAACGCGGGTGGTGCTATCGTAACCATCGAGTTGGAAGGTGGCTTTGAGCGGGTGAAAGCTTTTTTCGATGCCCTTACGATCCCGACATTATCCTCGAACCTTGGCGATTCGCGCACGATTGTCACTAATCCCAACACGACGACCCACGCGAAACTAAAACCCGACGAAAAAGCAGCTCTGGGCATTACGCCCGGTTTGATTCGCATTTCGGTTGGCCTGGAAGCCATTGACGATCTGATCGCTGACTTTACGCAAGCAGTAGAAAAGTCGGCGGAAGTGGTTAAAGAAAAGATTGCTTAA
- the cysD gene encoding sulfate adenylyltransferase subunit CysD, with product MKLDYLDQLESEAIHIMREVAGQFERPALLFSGGKDSITLVHLALKAFRPGKLPFPLVHIDTGHNFQEALDFRDNLAEQIGEKLIVRYVEDTIREKKLKEPTGRNATRNGLQTFTLLDTIEEFEFDACIGGARRDEEKARAKERVFSVRDEFGSWDPKRQRPELWNLYNGRIHKGENVRVFPISNWTELDVWNYIRREKIALPSIYFAHERELLIRDGKLMATAGGVIKPEADDQLVTRRVRFRTVGDISCTAASESQADTLDAVIDEIQATRISERGETRMDDQLSEAAMEDRKKGGYF from the coding sequence ATGAAGTTAGATTATCTAGATCAGCTCGAATCGGAAGCCATCCACATCATGCGTGAGGTCGCCGGGCAGTTTGAGCGCCCCGCCCTGCTGTTTTCCGGCGGCAAAGATTCTATTACCCTGGTGCATCTGGCGCTGAAAGCCTTTCGGCCGGGTAAGCTTCCGTTTCCGCTGGTACACATCGATACAGGCCATAACTTCCAGGAAGCCCTTGACTTTCGGGATAATCTGGCCGAGCAGATCGGTGAGAAGCTTATTGTTCGGTACGTTGAAGATACCATTCGCGAAAAGAAATTAAAGGAACCCACCGGCCGAAACGCGACGCGTAATGGCTTGCAGACCTTCACACTGCTCGATACCATCGAAGAATTTGAGTTCGATGCCTGCATCGGCGGTGCCCGTCGGGATGAAGAAAAAGCGCGGGCCAAAGAACGTGTTTTCTCGGTCCGCGATGAGTTCGGCTCCTGGGATCCCAAGCGGCAGCGCCCCGAACTTTGGAACCTCTACAACGGTCGCATTCACAAAGGCGAAAACGTACGCGTATTCCCGATCTCGAACTGGACTGAACTCGACGTCTGGAATTACATTCGTCGCGAAAAAATAGCGTTGCCCAGCATCTATTTTGCCCACGAGCGCGAACTGCTGATTCGTGATGGCAAGCTGATGGCAACGGCGGGCGGAGTTATCAAACCCGAGGCCGACGATCAACTGGTGACCCGCCGAGTACGTTTCCGAACCGTCGGTGACATTTCGTGCACGGCAGCTTCCGAATCGCAGGCTGATACGCTCGATGCCGTTATTGACGAAATTCAGGCCACACGCATCTCCGAACGGGGCGAAACCCGCATGGACGACCAGCTATCCGAAGCGGCCATGGAAGACCGCAAAAAAGGCGGCTATTTTTGA
- the cobA gene encoding uroporphyrinogen-III C-methyltransferase produces MKLTLVGAGPGDPDLITVKGIRALQQADVVMYDALVHPDLLDYCHPDALKVYVGKRRGAYSCVQEDINPLIVHYAQQYGHVVRLKGGDSFVFGRGYEEIEFARQCGIETDVIPGISSSYAVPASAGVPLTTRGLSESFWVVTGTTKAGQLSKDLQLAAQSSATVVVLMGMHKLAEIMAVFADCGKAQTPVAIIQNGTLPDQQMVFGRVSDIVQKTDESGVGNPAIIVIGEVAGLPSGQTTAVSEAISQHLAQQK; encoded by the coding sequence ATGAAATTAACCCTTGTAGGTGCCGGACCCGGCGATCCTGATTTAATAACCGTCAAAGGCATTCGGGCTTTGCAGCAGGCAGACGTTGTCATGTACGACGCGCTTGTGCATCCCGACTTGCTTGATTATTGTCACCCGGATGCGTTGAAGGTATACGTCGGCAAACGCCGGGGCGCGTACTCGTGTGTACAGGAAGATATCAACCCACTGATTGTGCATTACGCGCAGCAATACGGTCACGTTGTTCGGCTTAAAGGGGGCGACTCCTTTGTGTTCGGGCGGGGTTACGAAGAGATTGAATTTGCGCGCCAATGCGGGATTGAAACCGACGTGATTCCGGGCATTTCCAGTAGTTATGCGGTTCCGGCTTCGGCGGGTGTGCCGCTGACAACGCGTGGTTTGTCGGAAAGCTTTTGGGTGGTTACGGGCACAACGAAAGCGGGCCAATTATCCAAGGATCTTCAGCTAGCGGCTCAATCCTCCGCCACGGTTGTCGTGCTGATGGGCATGCATAAACTAGCGGAGATCATGGCTGTTTTTGCCGATTGCGGTAAAGCTCAAACACCCGTTGCGATCATTCAAAACGGAACGCTGCCCGATCAGCAGATGGTCTTTGGCCGCGTTTCGGATATTGTTCAGAAGACCGACGAATCAGGAGTAGGTAACCCGGCAATCATCGTTATCGGTGAAGTAGCGGGGCTTCCAAGCGGCCAGACAACTGCTGTTTCGGAAGCAATCAGCCAACATCTGGCTCAACAGAAATAA
- a CDS encoding nitrite/sulfite reductase gives MSIRLTDNVSEAARRDILDLEKKISSFQSGNIADEAFRKFRLTRGIYGQRQPGVQMIRIKLPHGRITADQLTRIADLSDKFATGNLHATTRQDIQLHFVKLADSPQLWADLEDAGITLKEACGNTVRNVTGSARAGVDPTEPFDITPYAYSIFDYFLRNPICQDMGRKFKISVSSSESDSAYGYMHDVGLIPRTQHGKRGFKVLLGGGLGAQPFPAQTATEFLEEERVIPFIEGVIRVFDRYGERQKRHKARMKYLLNDIGLEELLRRVDEETPALKNKAFTIDPSRWSVDDQYPRRPEASNYTVSSDNPKLKTWFKTNVFEQKQAGWYAVQLRVLLGDMHSDTARSLAQIVKQYAADDIRVTVNQGYLLRYVRPENLVAVFEALDALGLAEPGFDTTADITTCPGTDTCNLAISSSYGITRALEQMMHDEFPDLVFNDDIKIKISGCMNGCGQHSVANIGYHGSSLKNGAYVLPALQVLLGGGFNGKGEGLIADKVIKIPTKRGPHSLRALLRDFETNSFDGEYYSDYYARQGKNYFYQLLKPLADLKTLVDSDYIDWDHTEKYVTEVGIGECASVLIDLVATTLTEANEKLGWAREAHTGGRWADALYHAYNVFITGARAALMSRDVPTNTQHGIVSDFDKTFLGEPDFHQTDGEFKALVFSINKQEPSELFATQFVAKAEAFLQAVQAYREAQIEQEGLPELQALTQAQDS, from the coding sequence ATGTCCATCCGCCTTACCGATAACGTTAGTGAAGCCGCTCGGCGCGATATCCTTGATCTGGAAAAAAAGATTAGCTCATTCCAGTCAGGCAATATAGCCGACGAAGCCTTCCGTAAATTTCGGCTTACGCGAGGGATTTATGGTCAGCGGCAACCGGGCGTTCAGATGATCCGCATCAAGCTTCCGCACGGACGGATCACGGCTGACCAGCTCACCCGCATCGCCGATCTGTCGGATAAGTTTGCAACGGGCAATTTACATGCTACTACCCGTCAGGATATTCAGCTTCACTTCGTTAAGCTGGCTGATTCCCCACAGCTTTGGGCCGATCTTGAAGATGCGGGTATCACGTTAAAGGAAGCCTGCGGTAACACAGTCCGTAACGTGACGGGTTCGGCACGCGCTGGCGTCGATCCAACCGAACCGTTTGACATTACCCCCTACGCGTATTCAATTTTCGATTATTTCCTGCGCAACCCGATTTGCCAGGATATGGGTCGGAAATTCAAAATATCGGTTTCGTCCAGCGAGAGCGATTCGGCCTACGGCTATATGCACGATGTCGGTCTAATCCCGCGCACTCAGCATGGGAAGCGTGGCTTTAAAGTGCTTTTGGGCGGTGGTCTCGGGGCTCAACCTTTTCCGGCCCAAACGGCTACTGAGTTTCTGGAAGAAGAGCGGGTAATTCCGTTCATCGAAGGAGTGATTCGGGTATTTGACCGGTACGGTGAGCGACAAAAGCGGCACAAAGCCCGGATGAAATACCTGCTTAACGACATTGGTTTAGAGGAATTGCTCCGTCGTGTCGATGAAGAGACGCCCGCGTTAAAAAACAAAGCGTTTACAATTGACCCATCGCGCTGGTCGGTGGATGATCAGTATCCGAGACGCCCGGAGGCCAGCAACTATACGGTATCGAGTGACAATCCTAAGCTGAAAACTTGGTTCAAAACCAACGTGTTTGAGCAAAAGCAGGCGGGCTGGTACGCGGTTCAACTGCGCGTGCTCCTCGGCGATATGCATTCCGATACGGCGCGGTCCCTGGCGCAGATTGTCAAGCAATACGCAGCCGACGACATCCGCGTAACCGTCAACCAGGGTTATCTGCTTCGGTACGTTCGTCCGGAGAACCTTGTTGCTGTCTTCGAAGCACTGGATGCGCTTGGCCTGGCTGAACCCGGTTTTGACACCACCGCTGATATCACGACCTGCCCCGGCACGGATACCTGTAACCTGGCTATTTCGAGCAGTTACGGGATCACGCGGGCGCTGGAACAGATGATGCACGACGAATTTCCGGATCTGGTTTTCAACGATGACATCAAGATCAAAATTTCGGGTTGCATGAACGGTTGCGGTCAGCACTCGGTGGCGAACATTGGCTACCACGGCTCATCGCTCAAGAACGGCGCTTACGTGTTGCCCGCCTTACAGGTGTTGCTCGGTGGCGGTTTCAATGGCAAAGGTGAAGGGTTGATTGCTGACAAGGTCATTAAAATTCCAACCAAACGCGGTCCGCACTCGCTACGGGCATTACTACGGGATTTTGAAACCAATAGCTTCGACGGCGAATACTACAGCGACTACTACGCTCGTCAGGGAAAGAATTACTTCTACCAGTTACTCAAACCGCTGGCGGATCTGAAAACACTCGTTGACAGCGACTACATCGACTGGGATCATACCGAAAAGTACGTTACGGAAGTCGGTATCGGCGAATGCGCCAGTGTGCTGATCGACCTTGTGGCGACAACGCTTACCGAAGCAAACGAGAAGCTGGGATGGGCGCGTGAAGCCCACACCGGAGGACGCTGGGCCGATGCACTTTACCATGCCTACAATGTGTTTATCACCGGAGCTAGAGCCGCTCTGATGAGCCGCGATGTTCCCACCAACACGCAACACGGCATTGTGAGCGACTTTGACAAAACGTTCCTGGGCGAACCCGATTTCCACCAGACCGATGGTGAGTTCAAAGCCCTGGTGTTCAGCATCAATAAGCAGGAGCCGTCCGAACTATTTGCGACTCAGTTTGTGGCGAAAGCCGAAGCCTTTTTACAGGCCGTTCAAGCTTACCGTGAAGCGCAGATCGAACAGGAAGGCTTACCCGAACTACAGGCGTTGACCCAGGCGCAGGACAGCTAG
- a CDS encoding phosphoadenylyl-sulfate reductase: MIAEPTSYTLESLSERLQGLSSVEALRTLAHLYPGEVIFSTSLGYEDQVITDLILANDIPIKIFTLDTGRMFSETYSVWKKTNDRYGAKIETYFPKADAIEKLMTDKGPYSMYDSVENRKECCGIRKVEPLNRALKGNKIWITGIRAEQSANRQAMTQVEWDAAHDLFKFHPILDWTFEEVKQYVKEHNVPYNPLHDRGFVSIGCQPCTRAIQPGEDFRAGRWWWEDNSKKECGLHTHEEAFKP; the protein is encoded by the coding sequence ATGATTGCGGAACCCACCTCCTATACGCTCGAGAGCCTGAGCGAGCGGCTACAGGGATTGAGCAGTGTCGAAGCCCTGCGTACACTGGCCCACTTATACCCTGGCGAAGTTATTTTCTCGACCAGTCTGGGCTATGAGGATCAGGTCATCACCGATCTAATCCTGGCAAACGACATTCCGATCAAGATCTTCACGCTCGATACGGGTCGGATGTTTTCGGAAACGTATTCTGTCTGGAAAAAAACAAACGACCGCTACGGAGCCAAAATCGAAACCTATTTCCCAAAGGCCGACGCTATTGAGAAACTGATGACCGACAAAGGTCCTTATAGCATGTACGATTCCGTCGAAAACCGGAAAGAATGCTGTGGCATCCGTAAAGTAGAGCCCCTGAACCGGGCGCTTAAAGGCAATAAAATCTGGATTACGGGTATTCGGGCGGAGCAATCGGCCAATCGCCAGGCGATGACGCAGGTGGAATGGGACGCTGCCCACGATTTGTTCAAATTCCACCCGATACTCGACTGGACATTTGAGGAAGTAAAGCAGTACGTAAAAGAGCACAACGTACCGTATAATCCGCTCCATGACCGGGGATTTGTCAGCATTGGTTGCCAGCCCTGTACCCGCGCCATCCAACCCGGCGAAGATTTCCGCGCTGGCCGCTGGTGGTGGGAAGATAACTCCAAGAAAGAGTGTGGCTTACACACGCACGAGGAAGCATTCAAACCATAA